From Aspergillus fumigatus Af293 chromosome 3, whole genome shotgun sequence, a single genomic window includes:
- a CDS encoding putative MFS transporter, with translation MLGVLWFRSEDTTMSDSYSLNSSTTQLPVEGPQGAKSSYSSFPSSPKTLVQVQSHLMSHDSSTETDEYEEEDAEQYLRFSPSRKIAIVTILTYCAFLTPISSTAILTAVPELATTFETTGDMINASNALYLASMAVSCLFWGPLSQVWGRRPIFIVSGLLFWLSTTATALSPNLAAYFIFRVLTALQGTSFLVVGSSAIGDIYEPRARATALAWFLSGSMTGPALGPFLGGIVVTFRHWRVIFWLLTALTGFAVLLIIIFLPETIPYKSKAELAGHSHPKRIKMLWQRISPLRALLLPFSHPNIFITGLAAGALVWNQYSLLTPIRYVLNPRFHLSSPIRAGLFYLAPGCGYLAGTFVGGRWADYTVKKYIKKRNGQRVSEDRLRSCLPYICIVTPGCLLVYGWTLDREVGGIAVPVVAMFLQGVAQMFCFPSLQSYCLDVMQPHGRSAEVVASSYVFRYVFAAIGTGVVLPATQSLGVGWFNTISALFLVFAGVLVWLTVIYGPRWREAADLKYSRRVIERQQARAEA, from the exons ATGCTCGGGGTACTTTGGTTCAGATCAGAAGACACAACCATGTCTGACAGTTACTCCCTGAACTCTTCTACAACCCAGCTGCCCGTAGAGGGCCCTCAAGGGGCGAAATCGTCTTATAGCTCGTTTCCTAGCTCACCTAAGACCCTTGTTCAAGTACAAAGTCACCTTATGAGCCATGACAGTTCAACGGAGACCGATGAGtatgaggaggaagatgcagagcaATACCTGCGGTTCTCCCCGTCTCGGAAGATAGCCATCGTGACTATTTTGACATATTGTGCTTTCCTTACACCCATTTCTTCAACTGCTATCCTAACCGCTGTTCCGGAACTTGCAACGACATTTGAGACGACAGGAGATATGATCAATGCCAGTAATGCGCTGTATCTTGCGTCTATGGCCGTCTCTTGCTTGTTTTGGGGTCCTCTCAGCCAGGTATGGGGTCGTCGTCCT ATATTTATCGTAAGCGGGCTGCTATTTTGGCTTTCCACGACTGCCACTGCCTTATCTCCCAACCTCGCCGCATACTTTATATTCCGAGTTCTCACTGCTCTACAAGGCACGTCATTCCTCGTAGTGGGAAGCTCTGCAATTGGGGACATCTACGAGCCGCGGGCCAGAGCCACTGCATTGGCATGGTTTCTGTCTGGAAGTATGACGGGACCTGCTCTGGGTCCATTCCTAGGG GGTATTGTGGTCACATTCAGGCACTGGAGAGTCATCTTCTGGCTGTTGACCGCACTGACCGGTTTCGCCGTCCTGTTAATCATCATTTTCCTCCCAGAGACCATTCCGTACAAATCAAAGGCCGAGCTTGCGGGCCACAGTCATCCGAAGAGGATCAAAATGCTGTGGCAGCGCATCTCACCCTTACGtgctctccttctccccttCTCCCATCCGAATATCTTCATTACCGGCCTAGCAGCCGGCGCTCTAGTCTGGAACCAATACTCTCTGTTGACGCCAATTCGATACGTTCTCAACCCCCGCTTTCATTTGTCCAGCCCAATCCGAGCTGGGCTCTTCTACCTTGCACCAGGCTGCGGATACCTGGCCGGGACCTTCGTGGGCGGCCGCTGGGCCGATTACACTGTGAAAAAATACATTAAAAAACGCAATGGGCAGCGCGTGTCGGAGGACCGACTCCGGTCCTGCCTCCCATACATCTGCATCGTTACACCAGGCTGTCTCCTGGTTTACGGCTGGACACTCGATCGAGAAGTTGGTGGCATCGCGGTGCCTGTGGTAGCAATGTTCCTGCAGGGCGTGGCGCAAATGTTCTGTTTCCCTAGTCTTCAATCCTACTGTCTCGATGTGATGCAACCGCATGGCCGCAGCGCGGAAGTCGTCGCCAGCAGTTACGTCTTTCGATACGTGTTTGCGGCAATTGGTACCGGCGTTGTCTTACCCGCTACTCAGTCGCTTGGTGTCGGGTGGTTCAATACCATATCTGCCCTGTTTCTGGTATTCGCTGGTGTTTTGGTGTGGTTGACAGTTATCTATGGCCCGCGGTGGCGGGAAGCTGCTGATTTGAAGTACTCCCGGAGAGTAATTGAGCGGCAGCAGGCTCGGGCAGAAGCATGA
- the osh5 gene encoding OSBP family protein, which produces MSSSKDPQSAIPPASKGSWSSFLKSIASFNGDLSSLTAPPFILSGTSLTEYSAYWAEHPSLFVAAAKEADPEKRALAVLKWFLSTLRQQYCSRSEKLGSEKKPLNPFLGELFLGKWENDPDAGETTLISEQVSHHPPATAYAITNEKYGIELQGYNAQKASFSNTIQIKQIGHALLTITPPSADKNDPAQKERYLITLPYLHVESLIYGTPFMELERSTMIASSTGYIAKINYSGKGWLSGKKNTFNAVLYHEKHGERKPLYTAEGQWSDTFVIKDARTNKEIDRYIAKDMKTSPLTVAPLEEQDLWESRRAWRDVASAIERGDMDATSVAKSKIENAQRELRKVEKAENREWERRFFKRVDETADEEFQRLARMVGLTSLESDKTGGVWRFDKERAANAKPPYHQIGGEGLGVSE; this is translated from the exons ATGAGCTCCAGTAAGGATCCCCAGTCTGCCATTCCCCCTGCAAGCAAAGGGTCATGGTCcagcttcttgaag TCGATCGCCTCCTTCAACGGAGATCTTTCCTCATTAACCGCTCCTCCCTTCATTCTTTCGGGCACCTCTTTGACGGAATACTCTGCTTACTGGGCTGAACATCCCAGTCTCTTTGTGGCTGCGGCCAAAGAAGCCGACCCCGAGAAGCGAGCGTTGGCTGTTCTGAAATGGTTTCTCAGCACGCTGCGTCAACAGTACTGCTCTCGCAGTGAGAAGCTGGGCAGTGAGAAGAAGCCACTAAACCCCTTCCTGGGTGAGCTTTTCCTCGGCAAGTGGGAAAATGACCCCGATGCCGGAGAGACTACTTTGATCAGCGAGCAAGTCAG CCACCACCCCCCTGCGACAGCGTATGCGATCACCAACGAGAAGTACGGTATTGAG CTACAAGGATACAATGCGCAGAAGGCATCCTTTTCCAACACCATCCAAATCAAGCAAATCGGCCATGCCTTGCTGACAATCACCCCCCCATCCGCGGACAAGAACGACCCGGCTCAGAAGGAGCGCTACCTTATCACACTCCCATACCTGCATGTCGAGTCCCTCATCTACGGTACACCATTCATGGAATTGGAAAGATCGACCATGATCGCCAGTAGCACGGGGTACATCGCCAAAATCAATTACTCCGGCAAGGGCTGGCTCAGCGGCAAGAAAAACACTTTCAACGCCGTGCTCTACCACGAAAAACACGGGGAGAGGAAACCTCTATACACCGCAGAAGGACAATGGTCTGACACATTCGTTATCAAGGACGCCCGCACCAACAAGGAGATCGACCGCTACATCGCCAAGGACATGAAGACCAGCCCGTTGACCGTCGCCCCTCTGGAGGAGCAAGATCTATGGGAGAGCCGGAGAGCTTGGCGCGACGTCGCATCCGCCATCGAGCGCGGTGACATGGACGCCACCTCCGTGGCCAAATCGAAGATTGAGAACGCTCAACGCGAGCTCCGCAAAGTCGAAAAGGCCGAAAACCGGGAATGGGAGCGCCGGTTCTTCAAGCGCGTCGATGAAACAGCCGACGAGGAGTTCCAGCGTCTGGCTCGGATGGTCGGCCTGACTTCACTCGAGAGTGATAAGACCGGTGGCGTCTGGCGTTTCGACAAGGAGCGCGCCGCAAATGCCAAGCCTCCCTATCACCAGATTGGTGGCGAGGGACTCGGAGTGTCCGAGTAA
- a CDS encoding putative RNAPII degradation factor Def1 has translation MSEVQTRPSASRGRVSARGGRGGYSSRGGRGGSRSAKADTSDQTTFEDEGEIGQMKKKYSNDLPTLKELFPDWTDEDLVFALEDADGVLEDAVERITEGNVSQWGEVKKKTTDRNRSKAKEAQSTPTEATTSSVRPGRGRGGFEGRGRARGDRGRGGRGARAGAVSANGARAEKPVVSATVDVVETTILPEKSIEVGTTPVDADTTTDTVKEAPKANAMPDGTKKGWASLFAKPAPPPQKKPAVAPTPAPAPAPVPAPAPAPAEEQQPAAEPAAGQKAAESVPTPASVPTSAPAPAAATAPAPVPVPVPVPIPVEKGPEPVLPKQPAEVPVTPSTSHITPPKDGLTKTNLEQIPDVSPPAPTATAASTVGSTLDANSIAAASTPARQPAQAAFPSSAFKSGARAPGSQRRVMEQQEAVVMPGNHAVDRAAVQFGSMGLNGDAADVDIDENRENAETRAQPPQHSPVAPRASLPPSTQAQPSTEAPPVSRPAPGLPPVPQVSAADSSFTDFARYTEAQKPYDPFSQQVSQPQPQVQEPFANQAPVQPTVTSGSEYSPFYAVDQRLPYNYYGTYGQSQDASVAQRAAAGFGVSGAEVQPQVPTTQPPSRYGHVDAPSSGHNTPNPTLPAATQTPTAQHMPGQGAAHAYGYGYPYYSNPHYASYMSQMTQHQYGRNRPMYDDARRYDDQHYMPHSTQYGYGNQYGPYGKAGMYGQPHGFSYDHSSSPATAGSFNQSAPGRDSVYGRTGSTQPSETQQTAAGTNAFGAGMSDVFGRTQAGFGQNQPMSQQPPVTSEETKSFETPKAAGPSPSLAQANRPGSATNSVPGQPQAQTGLPPLQGQQGQQGFGGYPHLNPQYGSGLGGLGGHQAGATGQTHHQATGYGNYGGAGFANYYGNTGRGGWGGNYGH, from the exons ATGTCTGAAGTTCAAACACGGCCTTCTGCCTCTCGAGGCAGGGTATCCGCTCGTGGTGGTCGAGGTGGCTATAGCTCCAGAGGTGGTCGCGGAGGCAGCAGATCGGCCAAGGCAGACACCTCAGACCAGACCACatttgaagatgaaggagaaattggtcagatgaagaagaaatacTCGAACGATCTGCCGACACTGAAGGAATTGTTCCCTGACTGGACCGATGAGGATCTTGTCTTtgctctggaagatgccgacgGTGTACTCGAGGATGCTGTTGAGCGCATTACTGAAG GCAACGTCTCACAGTGGGGTGAGGTGAAAAAGAAGACGACCGACCGGAATCGctccaaggccaaggaggctCAGAGCACCCCGACCGAGGCAACCACAAGTTCCGTTCGCCCAGGCCGTGGTCGTGGCGGATTCGAGGGTCGTGGACGCGCTCGTGGAGAtcgtggtcgtggtggcCGTGGCGCccgagctggagctgttAGTGCTAACGGGGCACGCGCCGAGAAGCCCGTTGTCAGTGCTACGGTGGACGTTGTGGAGACAACAATCCTTCCTGAGAAATCGATCGAGGTCGGAACTACCCCTGTCGACGCCGATACGACCACCGACACTGTCAAAGAGGCCCCGAAGGCCAACGCGATGCCTGATGGCACCAAGAAAGGTTGGGCGAGTTTGTTCGCAAAGCCTGCGCCGCCTCCGCAAAAGAAGCCCGCAGTCGCACCTACGCCGGCACCTGCGCCTGCGCCTGTCCCAGCTCCCGCTCCCGCCCCCGCCGAAGAACAAcagcctgccgctgagccaGCAGCAGGACAGAAAGCAGCTGAATCTGTCCCTACTCCTGCCTCCGTACCCACTTCTGCTCCAGCTCCCGCTGCTGCTACCGCCCCTGCTCCTGTCCCGGTCCCTGTTCCTGTACCGATTCCCGTCGAAAAAGGACCCGAACCTGTCCTTCCTAAGCAGCCTGCTGAAGTCCCGGTTACTCCTTCCACTTCGCACATCACTCCTCCCAAGGATGGTCTGACCAAGACAAACCTCGAACAAATACCCGATGTTTCACCTCCCGCTCCCACAGCCACTGCGGCTAGCACAGTGGGCAGCACACTTGATGCCAACAGCATCGCAGCTGCCTCTACCCCCGCTCGTCAACCTGCTCAAGCTGCCTTCCCTTCGAGTGCATTCAAGTCCGGCGCTCGGGCTCCTGGATCACAGCGTCGTGTCATGGAACAGCAAGAAGCTGTAGTCATGCCTGGAAACCACGCCGTTGATCGTGCTGCTGTCCAGTTTGGCAGCATGGGTCTGAACGGCGATGCTGCCGATGTTGATATTGACGAGAACAGAGAAAACGCTGAAACACGCGCTCAGCCCCCTCAACACTCTCCCGTCGCCCCTCGTGCCTCTCTACCTCCTTCCACTCAGGCCCAGCCGTCCACCGAGGCTCCTCCTGTTTCCCGTCCAGCTCCCGGACTTCCTCCTGTCCCACAAGTCTCCGCTGCCGATTCCTCTTTCACCGATTTTGCCCGCTACACAGAGGCCCAGAAGCCTTACGACCCGTTCTCTCAGCAGGTCAGCCAGCCCCAGCCCCAAGTGCAGGAGCCATTTGCAAACCAGGCCCCCGTTCAGCCCACTGTCACATCCGGCAGCGAATACTCTCCTTTCTACGCTGTTGACCAGCGCCTCCCCTACAACTACTATGGCACTTACGGCCAGTCCCAGGATGCCTCTGTAGCGCAAAGGGCGGCGGCTGGTTTCGGTGTCTCCGGCGCTGAGGTGCAGCCCCAAGTTCCCACCACTCAGCCTCCCAGCCGCTATGGCCATGTCGATGCTCCTAGCAGCGGTCACAACACTCCGAACCCAACTCTCCCCGCCGCTACTCAAACTCCAACTGCGCAGCACATGCCTGGTCAAGGTGCCGCTCATGCGTACGGTTACGGATACCCCTACTACTCTAACCCTCACTATGCTTCGTACATGAGCCAGATGACTCAGCACCAGTACGGAAGAAACCGACCCATGTACGACGATGCTCGCCGCTATGATGACCAACACTACATGCCGCACAGCACTCAATATGGATATGGCAATCAGTATGGCCCATATGGCAAGGCTGGCATGTACGGCCAGCCGCACGGTTTCTCCTACGAccactcctcctcgcctGCTACCGCGGGTAGCTTCAACCAATCTGCTCCCGGCCGTGACTCCGTCTATGGCCGCACCGGATCCACGCAGCCTTCTGAGACCCAGCAGACCGCCGCCGGCACCAACGCCTTTGGCGCGGGCATGTCGGACGTTTTTGGCCGCACACAGGCTGGTTTCGGACAAAACCAGCCCATGTCCCAGCAGCCTCCGGTGACCTCTGAGGAGACCAAGAGCTTCGAGACACCTAAGGCGGCCGGCCCCAGTCCCTCCCTTGCACAGGCCAACCGTCCGGGCTCTGCCACTAACAGCGTGCCCGGACAGCCTCAGGCGCAGACTGGCCTTCCCCCTCTTCAAGGCCAGCAGGGACAACAGGGATTCGGTGGATACCCTCACCTGAACCCCCAGTACGGAAGTGGACTGGGTGGACTTGGCGGACACCAGGCTGGTGCCACAGGCCAGACACACCACCAGGCTACCGGTTACGGTAACTACGGAGGCGCAGGTTTCGCTAACTATTACGGAAATACTGGACGCGGTGGCTGGGGAGGCAATTACGGCCATTAA